ACGGACACTTGTCGCAGTTGGGAGGCTGTTCGGGACAGAGACCCACGCGCAGGGCATTGAGCACATCGGCACTGCCGGGATCTGAAATATACCCAGCAATGGGAACGCGGAGTTCGCGCAGACGCTCCAAACCGGCGAGCGTGGTCTGAAGCGTTTCGCGGCGGAAATCGTAGGGTTTGCCTTCCAGCATCCACAAAATCAGCGTTCCATCGGTCAGCCCAACACAGATTCGATCTTCTGCGTGCGCCTGGGCAGAAAGCGCGACGACCTTTTCGAGTTCCATCGCATTGCGCCGCACGCCAACGACTTCGCGGGTGATTGGACTGCGCTTGCCTGCCCATTCTTGATAGAGGTCGTCTTCATCGTAAAAAAGCGTTGGTTCGCTGTTTAACACCGGGCGTTCTCCCGTGCCGTAATGAATGACGACATAGCCAATATTAATCAGAAAACAATTGGCTACTTCGTGCCGATCGGGAAATATCTGAGACCCATCGGCGGCAATAACGGTGAGTTCTTTTGGGCGATCGGGTCTTGGACACGCCTCGGCAATCGGCCCGCCGAGTTGGGCAACCAGCCAGGAAGTGCGGCTGCGCGCAATTTTAATACCCAGGGTTTCCCAGGCATCTTCCCAGCGATCCATTTCGGAACACGCCAGATCAATACGGGCAAAAAAGTCGTCTTGCAGACTACTGGTATCAACCGCCATCTGGTCAATCTGGCGTTTGAGCAAACCGTAATCGAGCATAAGAGGCTCCAGGGAGCGAATTACACGATTGATTCATAAAAGAATTGCCGACCGCCGCCGGGCACACTGCCATCGCGCACGCGGCACACGAGACCCATTTTTTGAAGGGCATTGAGTCGATTGCAGGCGATATTGATATTTTTTCTCAACGCATGGGCAAACTCGGAAGACGTACCTTTTTTTTGAGACAGAACAACGTCAAGGGCTTCTCGGATGGGCGTTTTGAGCACACCGAGCACGTGAATATCGCCTTCGTCGCCTTTGAAAAGCGCGGCCAGATCGCGCAATTTGAGCACGGCCTCGAAGGTCTCGCGCACGGAATCATTGGCATTTTGGATAAAGGTAAAGCGATTGCCAAGCTCCCCGCTACCAATACGCATGAGAAGTTTGCAGAGCAACTCGTCTGCACAAGATATATCGATAAACGAAACATTGGCAAAGTCGAGAGGCGTAACTGCATCGTCATCGGCTGTTTGCATAAATGCCATAAGCTGATTGAGCAGGACTTCACCGCGGTCGCGCCCACTCAAAATACCCGTAGGCGTCTCAAATACGAAAGGGGGGGTTTGTTCAGGCATCTTCATCGTCCCTTAAAATTCGGTTGAAATTCTATTTGTGGGGATTGGGGGAACGATGGGGAAGAAAACTTAATTGAATTCAGTTAAGTTGCTGAGAAATTAGGCGTTCTGAAATGATATGTCAAGTATTTTCTTTTATTTGGTGCAATGCTTGCAAATACGACGCGTGTGAGATATATTTCTTTAAGAGCACACAAAAACACACGGAGCACCTCATAAAGGTTTGAATGTGAACCCCCCGGCATCCAAAGATCAAATGCCCGTTTGGCGCGGCGATGGCGCAATTTTGCAGGTCAATGAAATTTTCTATTCCATAGAAGGCGAAGGCCTGCGCGTGGGGCAGCCCACAACATTTGTCAGGCTTGCTCGGTGTAATTTGCGCTGCTTTTTTTGCGATACAGAATTTGATTCTTTTGAGGAAATGACCATTCCTCAAATTGTCCATGAGGTCAGACGCCATCCGGCAAAGTGGGTGTGTTTGACCGGAGGCGAACCGCTGGGGCAAAATATCACGCCACTGTGTCGAGAACTCGTCAGCGCGGGTTTTCGGTTGCACATCGAGACAAATGGAACGATTGGTCCAGATCCAGTTTTGTGCGATCTAATTGAGCACTGGACCGTATCGCCCAAACGGCAAAAAATTGCCGATGGTCTGACGCGTATCACCGAACTCAAATACGTGGTGGGCAAAGCATTTTGCGAAAATATCGTCGATGAAAATCGCGCAAAATATATTTATTTACAGCCCGAATCGAGCAAACCCCAATACATTCACAAGGCATTGGAAATTTTGTCGCGACACCCCAACTGGCGCTTGTCGTGTCGCATTCACAAAATGTTGCAATTACCTTAGGGAGGCAGGTACATGATTAAACTGGGTATGATTGGATGCGGCGGCATGGGGGGTGCCCACATGCGGCGGTTTCACACACTGAGCGATCGAGTCACACTTGCCGCTGCTGTCGATGTTGTGCCAGAACGTGCAGAAGCAGTCGCACAGCAATTTCCGGGAGCCTGTGTGGCGACAGATTATCGCGAGATTTTAGATTCAGTAGATGCCGTACTGCTCGCCCTACCCCACCATTTGCACTTTTCCGTAGGACAGGCGTGCCTCAATGCTGGCGTTCACGTCTTGCTCGAAAAACCCATGGCCAATTACGAAGTTGCCTGCAAAGAACTGATTGAGGCATCTGAAACCTCGGGCAAAGTGCTGATGATTGCGTATTGCATGCGCTTTCATCCAATTGTACAGCGTTTGAAAGCACTGCTGGATGAAGGCGCGTACGGCGATGTATTTCAAGTGTCGATCTGGACTGAGCAACTCACGCGTTATCCCCCCGATCACTGGGCCTCGAGCAAAGAGCGATTAGGCGGGGGGCAACTGTTTAGTCACGGCTGTCATTATATCGATTTGCTACTCTGGTTTTTGGGGCGACCCGTGCAGGGCATGCACATGGGCACAAATTTTGGCACGCCGTGGATGGAGCGAGAAGGCACGAGCAATGTGACGATGGAATTTGAAGGTGGCCGACTGGGATATCACTTTGGGACCTGGGGAGCGCGAGGCACCCGGTTGCGGTACTCAATCCACGCGCATTGCACAGAAGGTTTGCTCGATGCCAATCTCTCAGGTGGCAAACTCGTGCACATCATACGCGGTCAAGAAAAAAATTTGTTCGAAGCAGAGCCGGGCAAACACACGGAAAACGAGATGGCCCATTTCCTCGACTGCATCGAAACCGGGCAAACACCGCTGACAGATGGCAAAAGCAGCTTGCAGGGATTGCGCGTAATCTGGCGACTATATGAAGCCGAGCAAGCAGGAAATATTGCAGATTTGACGGGATTGGGTTTGGATGAAGCCTAATAAGTTGCGAAAATTCAATGAATTGAGGTTGTGATTCTATCTCTGTAATTGGGGAATTTCCGCTTGACACTCCGATACTCTTATTATAGATTTATCAGACTTTGGTAGGTTTCTATCTTTTAATCTCATTGCTGAGGGATGTTTGCGGGCGAAACTGCTCACCGAATAGTTCCACGATTTCACATTTCGCGCGCTGGCGATTTCCGAGCGCGATTTTTTTTATGGCAGAAAACCACTCCATAACCATTACGCTTCCCGACGGTTCGACCAGAGAAATTGAGCGCGGTACAACCGTGCTACAAGTAGCCGAATCCATTGGCTCAGGCCTTGCCCGCGCAGCTCTGGCCGGGCGGGTTGATGGTCGGGCTGTAGATTTGAGTTACCCGGTTGCTTCAGATGCTGCGGTTGAGATCTTAACTTTTTCAGATGACGGAGGCAAGGAGGTTTACTGGCATAGCACAGCGCATGTGATGGCACAAGCTGTACAGGATTTGTTCCCCACTGCCAAAGTAACCATCGGTCCGCCCATTGAAAACGGATTCTATTACGATTTTGATGTCGATCGGCCCTTTACACCCGATGAACTAAAAAAAATTGAAGCGCGAATGCTGGAAATTGCCAGAGAAGACCAGCCCTTTTCTCGCGAGGAAATCTCGCGCGATGAGGCTTCTGCGCGCTTTCGTGATTTGGGTGAGTCCTACAAACTCGAGCTTTTGGACGCCATTGCGTCCGATGAGACAGTGAGCATCTACAAAAATACCAGATGGTTTGATCTGTGCCGGGGGCCACACCTGCCATCAACAGGACGTATTAAAGCCATCAAGTTGTTAAACGCATCCGGGGCTTATTGGCGGGGCGATGAAAACAACAAAATGCTGCAACGCATCTACGGCATCTCGTTTCCCGGCAAAAAAGAATTGCAGGCATATCTCGACAAAATCGAAGAGGCAAAACGTCGAGATCACCGCACTTTGGGCGTACAATTAGACCTGTATTCGATAAATGACAATGTGGGGCCAGGCCTGGTACTCTGGCACCCTAAGGGAATGCGAATTCGGCACGAAATTGAATCATTCTGGCACAGCGCTCATTTCGACGGTGGATATGAACTGGTCGGCTCCCCTCATATTGGGCGATCCAGCCTGTGGAACACGAGTGGCCATCTGGATTTTTTTCGCGAAAATATGTACTCGTCAATGGATGTCGATGGACAGGAATATTTCGCAAAACCCATGAATTGTCCATTTCACAGCATGATTTACAAAAGCCGTCGTCGAAGTTATCGCGAGTTGCCTCTTCGCTGGGCAGAAATGGGAACGGTT
The Gemmatimonadota bacterium genome window above contains:
- a CDS encoding 7-carboxy-7-deazaguanine synthase QueE, whose product is MPVWRGDGAILQVNEIFYSIEGEGLRVGQPTTFVRLARCNLRCFFCDTEFDSFEEMTIPQIVHEVRRHPAKWVCLTGGEPLGQNITPLCRELVSAGFRLHIETNGTIGPDPVLCDLIEHWTVSPKRQKIADGLTRITELKYVVGKAFCENIVDENRAKYIYLQPESSKPQYIHKALEILSRHPNWRLSCRIHKMLQLP
- the thrS gene encoding threonine--tRNA ligase — translated: MAENHSITITLPDGSTREIERGTTVLQVAESIGSGLARAALAGRVDGRAVDLSYPVASDAAVEILTFSDDGGKEVYWHSTAHVMAQAVQDLFPTAKVTIGPPIENGFYYDFDVDRPFTPDELKKIEARMLEIAREDQPFSREEISRDEASARFRDLGESYKLELLDAIASDETVSIYKNTRWFDLCRGPHLPSTGRIKAIKLLNASGAYWRGDENNKMLQRIYGISFPGKKELQAYLDKIEEAKRRDHRTLGVQLDLYSINDNVGPGLVLWHPKGMRIRHEIESFWHSAHFDGGYELVGSPHIGRSSLWNTSGHLDFFRENMYSSMDVDGQEYFAKPMNCPFHSMIYKSRRRSYRELPLRWAEMGTVYRYEPAGVLHGLLRVRGFTQDDAHIFCRPDQVESEIKQTIDFTLFILRSFGLEDFKIDISTRPEKAVGDPRDWDMATNALKAAIDAQGLKYGIDEGGGAFYGPKIDVQIKDALGREWQCSTIQFDFNLPERFDLTFAGQDGKMHRPYMVHRALLGSMERFFGTLIEHYAGNFPVWLAPVQAVILPVSDRFTDYAQHVAKLLRDAQVRVEVDDQDAKLGYKIREAEVQKVPYMLIVGAREVENGTVSVRRHGQGDLGALSLENLIARIRQEVESKQLS
- a CDS encoding DNA double-strand break repair nuclease NurA, coding for MLDYGLLKRQIDQMAVDTSSLQDDFFARIDLACSEMDRWEDAWETLGIKIARSRTSWLVAQLGGPIAEACPRPDRPKELTVIAADGSQIFPDRHEVANCFLINIGYVVIHYGTGERPVLNSEPTLFYDEDDLYQEWAGKRSPITREVVGVRRNAMELEKVVALSAQAHAEDRICVGLTDGTLILWMLEGKPYDFRRETLQTTLAGLERLRELRVPIAGYISDPGSADVLNALRVGLCPEQPPNCDKCPWKAAEAQYLIDLDGDSEPPAPIPCEPIAGVTDDMLYARRLKRGERSGVYRSASKILEDYGPHRICFFYVHTGWEIGRVEIPEWVAKDRELLDLVHATVVDQIDKGRGYPVVLSESHERAIVRGADRDIFFKFLKDAFVKNNIKTEQSLKQLKKMAAAV
- a CDS encoding Gfo/Idh/MocA family oxidoreductase, which codes for MIKLGMIGCGGMGGAHMRRFHTLSDRVTLAAAVDVVPERAEAVAQQFPGACVATDYREILDSVDAVLLALPHHLHFSVGQACLNAGVHVLLEKPMANYEVACKELIEASETSGKVLMIAYCMRFHPIVQRLKALLDEGAYGDVFQVSIWTEQLTRYPPDHWASSKERLGGGQLFSHGCHYIDLLLWFLGRPVQGMHMGTNFGTPWMEREGTSNVTMEFEGGRLGYHFGTWGARGTRLRYSIHAHCTEGLLDANLSGGKLVHIIRGQEKNLFEAEPGKHTENEMAHFLDCIETGQTPLTDGKSSLQGLRVIWRLYEAEQAGNIADLTGLGLDEA